One region of Bubalus bubalis isolate 160015118507 breed Murrah chromosome 15, NDDB_SH_1, whole genome shotgun sequence genomic DNA includes:
- the WDR97 gene encoding WD repeat-containing protein 97 isoform X7, whose amino-acid sequence MESEVLDASNPYTVGGDYLILDQDPYETDIYEVPDPGLLKEERESSFSERAPQLFTNNSQWQNMAQSARARQLWLLLRTGLQTFVEKEKRAELHVARLTHGLEPLRRLEVAAGLFSVAQDPVGRRFVVLDGAGHLHLHREDGWAQEKLLAPVALTGLVAVLGPLGTVGRFVGWGPVGLAILKSDLSLLWLSKPGEHGVPGHEPICCLPVPDPGLLLVAEAGGSLVLWKFRSGGRCLVPHRSPLQLPPSISGALARLALGPRSPHHDPCCFAAYGSAVLTFDLQTWALTDVRRNLHKTTIFDLAYCKEVEAMVTASRDSTVKVWEADWQIRMVFVGHRGPVTAVTVLPNTALVVSASQDGTLRTWDLQAAAQVGEVALTCWGRGVPSESVSRLLAPAGPGWPLLSLEARSVGLWRARELYSPLAQLSAPVLHLQLAPALPKPTAPHVALPARLVCACADGSVYLVSVSGGRTVSALLLEPEDCAAAVAYCLPREALWVLTRAGHLLCANAARSPMRVLRRLCPPPPPAPQPCCLHLYSHLTDPTSAFTNWEIVCQYKGELCRGDVAWAWKDKNRYLPVVGHTDGTLSVLELRSLKTVFRTEAHSPGPVTAIASTWNSIVSSGGDLTVKMWRVFPYAEESLSPLRTFCCCHPAVVLCALGKRVTVGFEDPNNATYGLVQFGLGSSPRYDHRPQDDPTDRITGLCCCPTLKLYASSSLDCTIRIWTAENKLLRWAGEGWGQGAAAWVSRLHPTGARQLEGVQGWPGPCLCSCLGVLLREAELDSHPEPPSRLLHLNGAPQALTFCSNNGDLVLALGSRLCLVDHRFYLPTSYLLKNLCQEVPDGVDDPPLPLTSPESLTAAQLQRLANLRGVASLSTALCFIHRQTTAPQQPVLEEDLEVLVARNQDLQQLRLGLESPAARPQLTWQQRQQAFDNYLHLIYGPGMLVSMGPPGASLCPGPLTCLCVPHASQGLDSEAEPQQQWGTVALAVEKETWDPSAQPRDGPALGGTEAPPLQDVGTLGRRFACPPRVPLPLPPTYRRVHSRASQLLARSSLSCELGLSLDLQLQWDQLSKKPLAWDPPSPNLGQSRTSLLPQRRPQELLSNLSGFFPATIHPYKYWRGPIRFPGCVPNSVVLQQMWLPEEVSGLGALGGLSGSRESKQHRGQEDLWLVRGIRRRHTKQQQKLIQWLRDEEDEDEEEPDLDWSLESPSPPHRLPSDPLLVPVRLRAQSAKDPILSLKGTHEDTAKIETYLHHPQFHYAQLLWEQRYGHLPKFLQFFVEQNWFKKLFPIFTLQAYPKMGTVEGLASAFMDLLEEASWADRVHVLRALLRLLPDLSREFCSRLQGTLLHLLNLEQPPSLQDRVQKQFVMLALQLLLACSLESREVVVELMSYFLYSPAPFRPELRRLLDGLGLQDPQGFLFKEMMTWVQGPDPESKATLRRRCCQKLEEMIQQLQARPHPPASGGQGPEVSHETEGPNAVPALRGPFPGQHHPHTEAATASGGIAAFPPRLAQVCPSAAPTAPAPCPAALLSAR is encoded by the exons ATGGAGTCGGAAGTGTTGGATGCAAGCAACCCGTATACAGTAGGAGGCGACTACCTGATTCTAGACCAAGACCCATATGAGACCGACATTTATGAAGTTCCGGACCCGGGGCTCCTCAAGGAAGAGAGGG AGTCGTCATTTTCGGAGCGGGCCCCACAGCTTTTTACCAACAACTCGCAGTGGCAGAACATGGCTCAGAGTGCCCGTGCCCGCCAGCTGTGGCTGCTCCTGCGTACAGGCCTCCAGACCTTTGTGGAAAAG GAAAAGAGAGCTGAGCTGCATGTGGCGCGCTTGACGCACGGGCTGGAACCCCTGCGGCGCCTGGAGGTGGCAGCCGGGCTGTTTTCGGTGGCACAGGACCCCGTGGGCAGACGCTTCGTGGTGCTGGACGGTGCAGGCCACCTGCACCTGCACAGAGAGGATGGCTGGGCACAAGAGAAGCTGTTGGCTCCAGTTGCACTTACAGGGCTAGTGGCGGTGCTGGGCCCTCTGGGCACTGTGGGCCGCTTTGTGGGCTGGGGCCCAGTGGGGCTGGCCATACTAAAGTCCGACCTTAGCCTACTGTGGCTGAGTAAGCCAGGGGAGCATGGGGTGCCAGGCCACGAGCCCATCTGCTGCCTGCCGGTGCCAGATCCCGGGCTGCTACTGGTGGCGGAGGCAGGCGGAAGCCTGGTGCTCTGGAAGTTCCGTTCAGGGGGCCGCTGCCTGGTTCCCCACAGGTCACCTCTGCAGCTACCGCCAAGCATCTCGGGTGCGCTTGCGCGTCTGGCTCTGGGGCCTCGGTCTCCCCATCACGACCCATGCTGCTTCGCAGCCTATGGCTCAGCCGTGCTCACCTTTGATCTGCAAACCTGGGCTCTCACAGATGTGCGTCGGAATCTGCACAAAAC CACCATCTTCGACCTGGCGTACTGTAAAGAGGTAGAGGCCATGGTGACAGCTTCCCGGGATAGCACGGTGAAAGTGTGGGAGGCTGACTGGCAGATCCGCATGGTGTTCGTGGGACACAGAG GCCCGGTGACCGCGGTGACCGTGCTCCCGAACACAGCCCTGGTGGTGTCGGCTTCACAGGACGGGACGCTGCGCACGTGGGACCTTCAGGCAGCAGCGCAGGTGGGTGAGGTGGCACTCACCTGCTGGGGCCGAGGCGTGCCGTCGGAGAGTGTGAGCCGTCTGCTGGCCCCCGCTGGCCCGGGCTGGCCCTTGCTCTCCTTGGAGGCCCGCAGCGTGGGGCTGTGGCGTGCGCGGGAGCTCTACTCGCCGTTGGCGCAGCTGTCTGCGCCGGTGCTCCACCTGCAGTTGGCGCCGGCGCTACCCAAGCCCACCGCCCCGCACGTGGCGCTGCCCGCCCGCCTCGTGTGCGCCTGCGCTGACGGCTCGGTGTACCTGGTGTCAGTCTCTGGAGGACGCACCGTGAGCGCGCTTCTTCTGGAGCCCGAGGACTGCGCAGCTGCCGTGGCCTACTGCCTGCCTCGCGAGGCGCTGTGGGTGCTGACGCGCGCCggacacctgctgtgtgccaatGCAGCACGCTCCCCAATGCGGGTGCTGCGCCGCCTGTGCCCGCCGCCGCCACCCGCGCCCCAGCCCTGCTGCCTGCACCTCTACAGCCACCTCACGGACCCCACCAGCGCGTTCACCAACTGGGAGATAGTGTGCCAGTACAAGGGCGAGCTGTGCCGCGGCGATGTGGCCTGGGCCTGGAAGGACAAGAACCG GTACCTGCCCGTGGTGGGGCACACTGATGGCACCTTGTCCGTACTCGAGTTGCGCTCCTTGAAGACGGTCTTCCGAACGGAGGCACACAGCCCGGGCCCCGTCACTGCCATCGCGTCCACCTGGAACAGCATCGTGTCCTCTG GGGGAGACCTGACTGTGAAGATGTGGCGCGTCTTCCCCTACGCCGAGGAGAGCCTGAGCCCCCTGCGCACCTTCTGCTGCTGCCACCCGGCGGTGGTGCTCTGCGCCCTTGGCAAGCGCGTCACGGTGGGCTTCGAGGACCCGAACAATGCCACCTATGGCCTGGTGCAGTTTGGCCTGGGCAGCAGCCCTCGCTATGATCACCGGCCCCAGGACGACCCCACCGACCGCATCACTG GCCTGTGCTGCTGTCCCACGCTCAAGCTGTATGCCTCTTCCAGCCTGGACTGCACCATCCGGATCTGGACAGCGGAGAACAAGCTGCTgcggtgggctggggaggggtgggggcagggagcagctgCCTGGGTTTCCCGCCTTCACCCTACCGGAGCCCGGCAGCTGGAGGGGGTGCAGGGGTGGCCGGGGCCTTGCCTCTGTTCCTGCCTTGGTGTTCTACTCAGAGAAGCAGAGCTGGActcccaccctgaacccccctccaggCTCCTACATCTGAACGGTGCCCCTCAGGCCCTAACCTTCTGCAGCAACAATGGGGACCTGGTCCTGGCACTGGGCTCCCGCCTCTGCCTGGTGGACCACAGATTCTACCTGCCCACATCTTACCTGCTTAAG AACCTGTGCCAAGAGGTCCCTGATGGGGTGGATGATCCTCCACTGCCGCTGACCAGCCCAGAGTCACTGACTGCAGCCCAGCTACAGAGGCTCGCCAACCTGCGTGGGGTGGCCAGCCTCAG CACAGCCTTGTGTTTCATCCATCGCCAGACAACAGCTCCTCAGCAGCCAGTGTTGGAGGAG gactTGGAAGTCCTGGTTGCCCGGAACCAAGACCTTCAGCAATTGAGACTGGGGCTGGAGAGCCCGGCAGCCCGGCCCCAGCTGACTTGGCAGCAGCGCCAGCAGGCCTTTGATAACTACCTACATCTGATCTACGGCCCAGGCATGCTGGTGAGCATGGGGCCGCCCGGGGCCTCCCTGTGCCCTGGGCCTCTGACCTGCCTGTGTGTCCCGCACGCCTCCCAGGGTCTGGATTCTGAAGCAGAGCCCCAGCAGCAGTGGGGCACGGTGGCCCTCGCAGTGGAAAAAGAGACCTGGGACCCAAGTGCCCAGCCCAGAGATGGCCCTGCTCTCGGGGGCACTGAAGCCCCACCACTGCAGGATGTGGGGACCCTGGGCAGGCGCTTTGCCTGCCCGCCCCGAGTCCCCTTGCCTCTCCCACCCACCTACCGGAGGGTGCACAGCCGAGCATCCCAG CTACTGGCCCGCTCCTCCCTGAGCTGCGAGCTGGGCCTCAGTCTGGACCTGCAGCTGCAGTGGGATCAGCTCAGCAAAAAGCCTCTGGCCTGGGATCCACCGTCCCCCAACCTGGGGCAGAGCAGG ACCTCCCTGCTGCCGCAGAGGCGGCCCCAGGAGCTTCTCTCCAACCTCAGCGGCTTCTTCCCTGCCACCATCCATCCTTACAAG TACTGGCGGGGGCCCATCCGCTTCCCGGGCTGCGTGCCCAACTCGGTGGTGCTGCAGCAGATGTGGCTGCCCGAGGAGGTCAGCGGCCTCGGAGCCCTCGGCGGACTCTCGGGCAGCCGCGAGAGCAAG CAGCACAGGGGCCAGGAGGACCTGTGGCTGGTGCGGGGCATCAGGCGGCGCCACAccaagcagcagcagaagctgatCCAGTGGCTGAGGGATGAGGAGGACGAGGACGAGGAGGAGCCGGACCTGGACTGGAGCTTGGAGTCCCCGAGTCCCCCGCACAGGCTGCCCTCCGACCCGCTGCTGGTGCCCGTGAGGCTGCGGGCGCAA AGCGCCAAGGACCCTATCCTGAGCCTCAAGGGCACCCACGAGGACACCGCCAAGATCGAGACCTACCTTCACCACCCCCAGTTCCACTATGCGCAGTTGCTCTGGGAGCAGCGCTACGGGCATCTGCCAAAGTTCCTGCAGTTCTTCGTTGAGCAGAACTGGTTCAAAAAGCTCTTCCCCATCTTCACCCTGCAG GCCTACCCCAAGATGGGCACGGTGGAGGGCCTGGCCTCGGCATTCATGGACCTGCTGGAGGAGGCCTCCTGGGCTGACCGCGTGCATGTGCTGCGCgcgctgctgcggctgctgccgGACCTCAGCAGAGAGTTCTGTAGCCGGCTGCAGGGCACCCTCCTGCACTTGCTCAACCTGGAGCAGCCCCCCAGCCTGCAG GACCGGGTCCAGAAGCAGTTTGTGATGCTGGCACTGCAGCTGCTCCTGGCGTGCTCCCTGGAGTCTCGcgaggtggtggtggagctgatgTCCTACTTCCTCTACTCGCCAGCCCCCTTCCG GCCGGAGCTCCGGAGGCTGCTGGACGGACTCGGCCTTCAGGACCCACAGGGCTTCCTGTTCAAGGAAATGATGACCTGGGTCCAGGGCCCAGACCCCGAGTCCAAGGCCACACTGCGCAGGCGCTGCTGCCAGAAGCTGGAGGAAATGATCCAGCAGCTGCAG GCACGACCGCATCCTCCGGCTTCAGGAGGCCAGGGTCCAGAGGTGTCCCATGAGACTGAGGG GCCGAATGCTGTCCCGGCTCTGCGTGGACCGTTCCCTGGACAGCACCATCCGCATACTGAAGCTGCCACTGCCTCGGGTGGAATTGCAGCCTTTCCCCCCAGACTGGCCCAGGTCTGCCCGTCCGCTGCCCCCACGGCTCCTGCACCCTGCCCTGCAGCGCTACTTTCTGCCAGATGA
- the WDR97 gene encoding WD repeat-containing protein 97 isoform X6 has product MESEVLDASNPYTVGGDYLILDQDPYETDIYEVPDPGLLKEERESSFSERAPQLFTNNSQWQNMAQSARARQLWLLLRTGLQTFVEKEKRAELHVARLTHGLEPLRRLEVAAGLFSVAQDPVGRRFVVLDGAGHLHLHREDGWAQEKLLAPVALTGLVAVLGPLGTVGRFVGWGPVGLAILKSDLSLLWLSKPGEHGVPGHEPICCLPVPDPGLLLVAEAGGSLVLWKFRSGGRCLVPHRSPLQLPPSISGALARLALGPRSPHHDPCCFAAYGSAVLTFDLQTWALTDVRRNLHKTTIFDLAYCKEVEAMVTASRDSTVKVWEADWQIRMVFVGHRGPVTAVTVLPNTALVVSASQDGTLRTWDLQAAAQVGEVALTCWGRGVPSESVSRLLAPAGPGWPLLSLEARSVGLWRARELYSPLAQLSAPVLHLQLAPALPKPTAPHVALPARLVCACADGSVYLVSVSGGRTVSALLLEPEDCAAAVAYCLPREALWVLTRAGHLLCANAARSPMRVLRRLCPPPPPAPQPCCLHLYSHLTDPTSAFTNWEIVCQYKGELCRGDVAWAWKDKNRYLPVVGHTDGTLSVLELRSLKTVFRTEAHSPGPVTAIASTWNSIVSSGGDLTVKMWRVFPYAEESLSPLRTFCCCHPAVVLCALGKRVTVGFEDPNNATYGLVQFGLGSSPRYDHRPQDDPTDRITGLCCCPTLKLYASSSLDCTIRIWTAENKLLRWAGEGWGQGAAAWVSRLHPTGARQLEGVQGWPGPCLCSCLGVLLREAELDSHPEPPSRLLHLNGAPQALTFCSNNGDLVLALGSRLCLVDHRFYLPTSYLLKNLCQEVPDGVDDPPLPLTSPESLTAAQLQRLANLRGVASLSTALCFIHRQTTAPQQPVLEEDLEVLVARNQDLQQLRLGLESPAARPQLTWQQRQQAFDNYLHLIYGPGMLVSMGPPGASLCPGPLTCLCVPHASQGLDSEAEPQQQWGTVALAVEKETWDPSAQPRDGPALGGTEAPPLQDVGTLGRRFACPPRVPLPLPPTYRRVHSRASQLLARSSLSCELGLSLDLQLQWDQLSKKPLAWDPPSPNLGQSRTSLLPQRRPQELLSNLSGFFPATIHPYKYWRGPIRFPGCVPNSVVLQQMWLPEEVSGLGALGGLSGSRESKQHRGQEDLWLVRGIRRRHTKQQQKLIQWLRDEEDEDEEEPDLDWSLESPSPPHRLPSDPLLVPVRLRAQSAKDPILSLKGTHEDTAKIETYLHHPQFHYAQLLWEQRYGHLPKFLQFFVEQNWFKKLFPIFTLQDRVQKQFVMLALQLLLACSLESREVVVELMSYFLYSPAPFRPELRRLLDGLGLQDPQGFLFKEMMTWVQGPDPESKATLRRRCCQKLEEMIQQLQMETMQLSVAKMSEVLPKVSETSGLHPPSKEALLQISMLSGAAGHVSVTSSNVSQTPSLVVSAGVSDLTTLEPQAQQTLPQLHFARTRRALSETLTHFCLQPEVVLRSSAPAILPHEMPPHEMPPHGMLPHEMLPHEMLPLAQMVWSQSKMLDLGPIDALNFFCEQQCIRQQGPLPEEPYSPLPGPPLPPQFCGMVLPHSPDPRHDRILRLQEARVQRCPMRLRGEWGQGWKSDPGPAQFLPSIHPTPQSHHPAGPPGRMLSRLCVDRSLDSTIRILKLPLPRVELQPFPPDWPRSARPLPPRLLHPALQRYFLPDDTNPDNYR; this is encoded by the exons ATGGAGTCGGAAGTGTTGGATGCAAGCAACCCGTATACAGTAGGAGGCGACTACCTGATTCTAGACCAAGACCCATATGAGACCGACATTTATGAAGTTCCGGACCCGGGGCTCCTCAAGGAAGAGAGGG AGTCGTCATTTTCGGAGCGGGCCCCACAGCTTTTTACCAACAACTCGCAGTGGCAGAACATGGCTCAGAGTGCCCGTGCCCGCCAGCTGTGGCTGCTCCTGCGTACAGGCCTCCAGACCTTTGTGGAAAAG GAAAAGAGAGCTGAGCTGCATGTGGCGCGCTTGACGCACGGGCTGGAACCCCTGCGGCGCCTGGAGGTGGCAGCCGGGCTGTTTTCGGTGGCACAGGACCCCGTGGGCAGACGCTTCGTGGTGCTGGACGGTGCAGGCCACCTGCACCTGCACAGAGAGGATGGCTGGGCACAAGAGAAGCTGTTGGCTCCAGTTGCACTTACAGGGCTAGTGGCGGTGCTGGGCCCTCTGGGCACTGTGGGCCGCTTTGTGGGCTGGGGCCCAGTGGGGCTGGCCATACTAAAGTCCGACCTTAGCCTACTGTGGCTGAGTAAGCCAGGGGAGCATGGGGTGCCAGGCCACGAGCCCATCTGCTGCCTGCCGGTGCCAGATCCCGGGCTGCTACTGGTGGCGGAGGCAGGCGGAAGCCTGGTGCTCTGGAAGTTCCGTTCAGGGGGCCGCTGCCTGGTTCCCCACAGGTCACCTCTGCAGCTACCGCCAAGCATCTCGGGTGCGCTTGCGCGTCTGGCTCTGGGGCCTCGGTCTCCCCATCACGACCCATGCTGCTTCGCAGCCTATGGCTCAGCCGTGCTCACCTTTGATCTGCAAACCTGGGCTCTCACAGATGTGCGTCGGAATCTGCACAAAAC CACCATCTTCGACCTGGCGTACTGTAAAGAGGTAGAGGCCATGGTGACAGCTTCCCGGGATAGCACGGTGAAAGTGTGGGAGGCTGACTGGCAGATCCGCATGGTGTTCGTGGGACACAGAG GCCCGGTGACCGCGGTGACCGTGCTCCCGAACACAGCCCTGGTGGTGTCGGCTTCACAGGACGGGACGCTGCGCACGTGGGACCTTCAGGCAGCAGCGCAGGTGGGTGAGGTGGCACTCACCTGCTGGGGCCGAGGCGTGCCGTCGGAGAGTGTGAGCCGTCTGCTGGCCCCCGCTGGCCCGGGCTGGCCCTTGCTCTCCTTGGAGGCCCGCAGCGTGGGGCTGTGGCGTGCGCGGGAGCTCTACTCGCCGTTGGCGCAGCTGTCTGCGCCGGTGCTCCACCTGCAGTTGGCGCCGGCGCTACCCAAGCCCACCGCCCCGCACGTGGCGCTGCCCGCCCGCCTCGTGTGCGCCTGCGCTGACGGCTCGGTGTACCTGGTGTCAGTCTCTGGAGGACGCACCGTGAGCGCGCTTCTTCTGGAGCCCGAGGACTGCGCAGCTGCCGTGGCCTACTGCCTGCCTCGCGAGGCGCTGTGGGTGCTGACGCGCGCCggacacctgctgtgtgccaatGCAGCACGCTCCCCAATGCGGGTGCTGCGCCGCCTGTGCCCGCCGCCGCCACCCGCGCCCCAGCCCTGCTGCCTGCACCTCTACAGCCACCTCACGGACCCCACCAGCGCGTTCACCAACTGGGAGATAGTGTGCCAGTACAAGGGCGAGCTGTGCCGCGGCGATGTGGCCTGGGCCTGGAAGGACAAGAACCG GTACCTGCCCGTGGTGGGGCACACTGATGGCACCTTGTCCGTACTCGAGTTGCGCTCCTTGAAGACGGTCTTCCGAACGGAGGCACACAGCCCGGGCCCCGTCACTGCCATCGCGTCCACCTGGAACAGCATCGTGTCCTCTG GGGGAGACCTGACTGTGAAGATGTGGCGCGTCTTCCCCTACGCCGAGGAGAGCCTGAGCCCCCTGCGCACCTTCTGCTGCTGCCACCCGGCGGTGGTGCTCTGCGCCCTTGGCAAGCGCGTCACGGTGGGCTTCGAGGACCCGAACAATGCCACCTATGGCCTGGTGCAGTTTGGCCTGGGCAGCAGCCCTCGCTATGATCACCGGCCCCAGGACGACCCCACCGACCGCATCACTG GCCTGTGCTGCTGTCCCACGCTCAAGCTGTATGCCTCTTCCAGCCTGGACTGCACCATCCGGATCTGGACAGCGGAGAACAAGCTGCTgcggtgggctggggaggggtgggggcagggagcagctgCCTGGGTTTCCCGCCTTCACCCTACCGGAGCCCGGCAGCTGGAGGGGGTGCAGGGGTGGCCGGGGCCTTGCCTCTGTTCCTGCCTTGGTGTTCTACTCAGAGAAGCAGAGCTGGActcccaccctgaacccccctccaggCTCCTACATCTGAACGGTGCCCCTCAGGCCCTAACCTTCTGCAGCAACAATGGGGACCTGGTCCTGGCACTGGGCTCCCGCCTCTGCCTGGTGGACCACAGATTCTACCTGCCCACATCTTACCTGCTTAAG AACCTGTGCCAAGAGGTCCCTGATGGGGTGGATGATCCTCCACTGCCGCTGACCAGCCCAGAGTCACTGACTGCAGCCCAGCTACAGAGGCTCGCCAACCTGCGTGGGGTGGCCAGCCTCAG CACAGCCTTGTGTTTCATCCATCGCCAGACAACAGCTCCTCAGCAGCCAGTGTTGGAGGAG gactTGGAAGTCCTGGTTGCCCGGAACCAAGACCTTCAGCAATTGAGACTGGGGCTGGAGAGCCCGGCAGCCCGGCCCCAGCTGACTTGGCAGCAGCGCCAGCAGGCCTTTGATAACTACCTACATCTGATCTACGGCCCAGGCATGCTGGTGAGCATGGGGCCGCCCGGGGCCTCCCTGTGCCCTGGGCCTCTGACCTGCCTGTGTGTCCCGCACGCCTCCCAGGGTCTGGATTCTGAAGCAGAGCCCCAGCAGCAGTGGGGCACGGTGGCCCTCGCAGTGGAAAAAGAGACCTGGGACCCAAGTGCCCAGCCCAGAGATGGCCCTGCTCTCGGGGGCACTGAAGCCCCACCACTGCAGGATGTGGGGACCCTGGGCAGGCGCTTTGCCTGCCCGCCCCGAGTCCCCTTGCCTCTCCCACCCACCTACCGGAGGGTGCACAGCCGAGCATCCCAG CTACTGGCCCGCTCCTCCCTGAGCTGCGAGCTGGGCCTCAGTCTGGACCTGCAGCTGCAGTGGGATCAGCTCAGCAAAAAGCCTCTGGCCTGGGATCCACCGTCCCCCAACCTGGGGCAGAGCAGG ACCTCCCTGCTGCCGCAGAGGCGGCCCCAGGAGCTTCTCTCCAACCTCAGCGGCTTCTTCCCTGCCACCATCCATCCTTACAAG TACTGGCGGGGGCCCATCCGCTTCCCGGGCTGCGTGCCCAACTCGGTGGTGCTGCAGCAGATGTGGCTGCCCGAGGAGGTCAGCGGCCTCGGAGCCCTCGGCGGACTCTCGGGCAGCCGCGAGAGCAAG CAGCACAGGGGCCAGGAGGACCTGTGGCTGGTGCGGGGCATCAGGCGGCGCCACAccaagcagcagcagaagctgatCCAGTGGCTGAGGGATGAGGAGGACGAGGACGAGGAGGAGCCGGACCTGGACTGGAGCTTGGAGTCCCCGAGTCCCCCGCACAGGCTGCCCTCCGACCCGCTGCTGGTGCCCGTGAGGCTGCGGGCGCAA AGCGCCAAGGACCCTATCCTGAGCCTCAAGGGCACCCACGAGGACACCGCCAAGATCGAGACCTACCTTCACCACCCCCAGTTCCACTATGCGCAGTTGCTCTGGGAGCAGCGCTACGGGCATCTGCCAAAGTTCCTGCAGTTCTTCGTTGAGCAGAACTGGTTCAAAAAGCTCTTCCCCATCTTCACCCTGCAG GACCGGGTCCAGAAGCAGTTTGTGATGCTGGCACTGCAGCTGCTCCTGGCGTGCTCCCTGGAGTCTCGcgaggtggtggtggagctgatgTCCTACTTCCTCTACTCGCCAGCCCCCTTCCG GCCGGAGCTCCGGAGGCTGCTGGACGGACTCGGCCTTCAGGACCCACAGGGCTTCCTGTTCAAGGAAATGATGACCTGGGTCCAGGGCCCAGACCCCGAGTCCAAGGCCACACTGCGCAGGCGCTGCTGCCAGAAGCTGGAGGAAATGATCCAGCAGCTGCAG ATGGAGACCATGCAGCTGTCTGTAGCCAAGATGTCAGAGGTGCTGCCCAAGGTCTCAGAGACTTCAGGACTTCACCCCCCTTCTAAAGAGGCCCTGTTGCAGATCTCGATGCTCTCTGGGGCAGCTGGTCACGTCTCTGTGACATCCTCCAATGTCTCCCAGACACCCTCTCTGGTGGTCTCAGCGGGGGTGTCAGATTTGACCACCCTGGAGCCCCAGGCCCAGCAGACGCTGCCACAGCTGCACTTTGCTCGGACCCGACGTGCACTGTCGGAGACCCTGACGCACTTCTGCCTCCAGCCTGAGGTCGTCTTGCGGTCCTCTGCGCCCGCCATACTGCCCCATGAGATGCCGCCGCATGAGATGCCGCCCCATGGGATGCTGCCCCATGAGATGCTGCCCCATGAGATGCTGCCCCTGGCGCAGATGGTCTGGTCACAGTCCAAAATGCTGGACCTGGGGCCCATTGATGCACTCAACTTCTTTTGCGAGCAGCAGTGCATTCGGCAGCAGGGGCCCCTGCCCGAGGAGCCCTACAGCCCACTCCcaggccctcccctgcccccgcaGTTCTGTGGCATGGTGCTGCCACACTCCCCGGATCCCCG GCACGACCGCATCCTCCGGCTTCAGGAGGCCAGGGTCCAGAGGTGTCCCATGAGACTGAGGGGTGAGTGGGGTCAGGGATGGAAATCGGACCCCGGCCCAGCCCAGTTCCTACCAAGCATCCACCCCACACCACAGTCTCACCATCCTGCCGGCCCCCCAGGCCGAATGCTGTCCCGGCTCTGCGTGGACCGTTCCCTGGACAGCACCATCCGCATACTGAAGCTGCCACTGCCTCGGGTGGAATTGCAGCCTTTCCCCCCAGACTGGCCCAGGTCTGCCCGTCCGCTGCCCCCACGGCTCCTGCACCCTGCCCTGCAGCGCTACTTTCTGCCAGATGACACCAACCCTGACAACTACCGCTGA